A genomic region of Candidatus Falkowbacteria bacterium contains the following coding sequences:
- the dnaN gene encoding DNA polymerase III subunit beta: protein MKFSSLQENLKQGLFIAGHLTGKNQNLPILNNVLIEAKQGNIKLVSTNLEIGISCVVRGKIDQEGAFTVDAKILADYISLLPNQKIDIGLNNNSLTISCDSYNTKIKGQSAEEFPLIPIVERGNFCKVPVQLLRKALNQVVFAVSTNETRVELTGVLFNLSNKELILAATDSYRLAEKKIGVSESTIESASVIVPAKTIQEVVRIISGTKEDVAGELEDVEVYIYENQIMFVYGSTEIVSRLIEGQYPDYRQIIPGQAKTKATIEQQQIMRAVKASSLFAKTGINDINLDFPKNKGGLIVSSASGQTGENIVEVPGKIEGEDNFVVVNYRYLLDGLNTIGGDEVVVEVVDGNTPCLLRPANNSDYLYIVMPIKQ from the coding sequence ATGAAATTTTCTAGTCTGCAAGAGAACTTAAAACAAGGGTTATTTATCGCGGGCCACCTTACAGGGAAAAACCAAAATCTCCCAATTCTTAATAATGTTTTAATTGAAGCCAAGCAAGGGAATATTAAATTAGTCTCCACTAATCTGGAAATCGGCATCAGTTGCGTTGTGCGTGGTAAAATCGATCAGGAGGGCGCATTTACTGTTGATGCGAAAATATTGGCCGACTACATCAGTTTGTTGCCAAATCAGAAGATAGACATCGGCCTGAACAATAATTCCCTCACCATATCTTGTGATAGTTATAATACAAAAATCAAGGGGCAGTCGGCTGAGGAGTTTCCGCTAATACCGATTGTTGAAAGGGGTAATTTTTGCAAGGTTCCTGTCCAGCTTCTGCGCAAGGCGCTCAATCAAGTAGTCTTTGCCGTTTCAACAAATGAAACAAGGGTGGAGTTGACCGGCGTATTGTTTAATCTGTCAAATAAAGAATTGATTTTGGCCGCAACGGATAGTTATCGGTTGGCTGAAAAGAAAATCGGTGTAAGTGAGAGCACCATAGAGAGCGCTAGCGTGATAGTCCCGGCCAAAACGATCCAGGAGGTGGTGCGAATAATTTCAGGAACTAAAGAAGATGTGGCCGGAGAACTTGAGGATGTGGAGGTATATATTTATGAGAATCAGATAATGTTCGTTTATGGTTCGACTGAAATAGTTTCTCGGTTGATTGAGGGTCAGTATCCTGATTATAGGCAAATAATTCCAGGCCAAGCTAAGACCAAAGCAACGATTGAGCAGCAACAGATTATGCGAGCGGTGAAGGCCTCTTCGTTGTTTGCTAAAACTGGGATAAATGATATTAATTTAGACTTCCCCAAGAACAAGGGTGGCTTGATAGTTTCATCAGCCTCTGGGCAGACTGGTGAGAATATCGTTGAGGTCCCAGGAAAAATAGAGGGAGAGGATAATTTCGTGGTTGTTAATTATAGGTATTTATTGGATGGTCTAAACACTATCGGTGGCGATGAGGTTGTGGTCGAGGTTGTGGATGGAAATACGCCCTGCTTACTGCGGCCAGCCAACAACTCGGATTACCTTTATATAGTGATGCCGATAAAACAATAA